A stretch of Xenopus laevis strain J_2021 chromosome 8S, Xenopus_laevis_v10.1, whole genome shotgun sequence DNA encodes these proteins:
- the LOC121397634 gene encoding zinc finger CCHC domain-containing protein 3-like, whose protein sequence is MQIRGAGTVGKVLSRCWEAAGLRAAEAELGPNQGQSQSGPGAGSKCGPGAGLGAVFATSQLGPSLSAETGSTVPLSPWRRAKPGGGAVGSRAFRVIASRPFGTIKWSGSFPVMAAFEARIKNTVRFLVEPAQRTKVNLEFFVEKVLHGLFGADQTKVFCLQDFQWQGIYDVTFFVESECLQIFEKGKRLMGNPEMEGILMVPSFQMEEKPLLLHMFNPFADYTEVVAFLKRYCSSVRGGTRQFNRFDYFNGKYKFWVRLKVDPEGIGGVQHPPANFSIGGNKGFLYYPGQPAYCRICLKFGHTKDECANQPSCRNCGESGHEVGRCSNPRRCDMW, encoded by the coding sequence ATGCAAATACGGGGTGCCGGGACTGTCGGGAAGGTGCTGAGCCGATGTTGGGAGGCTGCGGGTCTCAGGGCCGCAGAGGCGGAACTAGGCCCGAACCAGGGCCAGAGCCAGAGCGGGCCTGGGGCTGGTAGCAAGTGTGGGCCTGGGGCTGGGCTGGGAGCGGTGTTTGCGACGTCGCAGCTGGGGCCTTCGTTGTCCGCTGAGACGGGGAGCACAGTGCCCCTCTCCCCGTGGAGGCGCGCCAAGCCTGGGGGTGGGGCCGTCGGCTCGCGCGCGtttcgggttatcgcttctcggccttttggcacGATCAAGTGGAGTGGATCCTTTCCAGTGATGGCGGCTTTCGAAGCGCGCATCAAGAACACAGTCCGTTTCCTGGTAGAGCCAGCGCAACGCACGAAAGTTAATCTGGAATTCTTTGTGGAAAAGGTGTTACATGGACTATTTGGTGCAGATCAGACAAAAGTGTTCTGTCTACAGGACTTCCAATGGCAGGGGATATACGACGTCACGTTCTTTGTTGAAAGTGAGTGCTTACAGATTTTCGAAAAAGGAAAGAGACTAATGGGTAACCCAGAAATGGAAGGAATTTTAATGGTgccaagctttcaaatggaggaaAAACCCCTTCTGCTACATATGTTTAATCCATTTGCAGACTATACTGAAGTAGTGGCTTTCCTCAAGCGATATTGTTCGTCTGTAAGAGGGGGCACAAGACAATTCAATCGCTTTGACTATTTCAATGGCAAATACAAATTTTGGGTGAGACTGAAGGTGGACCCAGAAGGAATTGGGGGGGTGCAACACCCTCCAGCAAACTTCTCTATAGGTGGAAACAAGGGTTTTCTGTATTACCCAGGACAGCCTGCCTACTGTAGAATATGCCTAAAGTTTGGGCACACAAAGGACGAGTGTGCCAACCAGCCCAGCTGCAGGAACTGTGGGGAGAGTGGACATGAAGTCGGAAGGTGTTCTAATCCCCGCAGGTGTGACATGTGGTGA